The following proteins are encoded in a genomic region of Dyadobacter sp. UC 10:
- a CDS encoding SRPBCC domain-containing protein codes for MNRKLIATTSMSIYASPSEVWKALIDPEIVRKYMYGAEVYSDWQVGSPITFTGEWEGKSYVDKGTILEIIPERVLSYSYWSPLSGTEDFEDNYMHVTYHVSEYDDETTLTITQDNLDSDEAVIKAEENWMNISKHIKRLLEEEHKHIL; via the coding sequence ATGAACAGAAAACTCATCGCAACCACGTCAATGTCCATTTACGCTAGTCCGTCAGAGGTCTGGAAGGCATTGATTGATCCCGAAATTGTCAGGAAATATATGTACGGCGCAGAAGTGTATTCAGATTGGCAGGTTGGAAGTCCTATCACTTTCACTGGTGAATGGGAAGGCAAATCTTATGTCGACAAAGGAACAATTCTGGAAATTATCCCGGAGCGGGTACTGAGCTACTCCTACTGGAGCCCGCTTTCCGGTACAGAGGATTTTGAAGACAATTATATGCATGTGACATACCACGTGTCCGAATACGACGATGAGACTACGCTGACCATCACACAAGACAACCTCGACTCCGACGAAGCTGTCATCAAAGCCGAGGAAAACTGGATGAATATTTCCAAACATATCAAGCGATTGCTCGAAGAAGAGCATAAGCATATTTTATAA
- a CDS encoding SRPBCC family protein, producing the protein MQELYFTQKLPVSLDEAWDFFSNPANLKDITPAHMGFTVTSKYHGEKMYAGQIIRYIVKPVLGIPLKWCTEITHVVDRQYFVDEQRFGPYSFWHHQHHFTETADGVIMEDILNYKVPFGFVGDWVNTLFVKNEVTKIFTYRRKILTEMFGD; encoded by the coding sequence ATGCAGGAGTTGTACTTCACACAAAAATTACCAGTTTCGCTGGATGAAGCCTGGGATTTTTTCTCTAATCCCGCCAATCTGAAAGACATTACGCCCGCTCACATGGGTTTTACAGTCACATCCAAGTACCACGGCGAGAAAATGTATGCCGGACAAATCATCAGATATATTGTTAAACCGGTTCTGGGTATTCCGTTAAAATGGTGCACTGAGATTACGCATGTAGTTGATAGACAATACTTTGTAGACGAGCAGCGCTTTGGGCCTTATTCTTTCTGGCACCACCAGCACCATTTCACCGAAACCGCGGATGGGGTAATAATGGAAGATATTTTGAATTACAAAGTTCCCTTCGGATTTGTAGGGGACTGGGTAAATACATTGTTTGTAAAAAATGAAGTAACCAAAATATTTACCTACCGGCGTAAAATACTGACCGAAATGTTTGGTGACTAA
- a CDS encoding NAD(P)-dependent oxidoreductase, with protein sequence MKIALIGATGFVGSHILQELTARNHEVVAIVRNISRIPTDNNLVIPLSVNVLESSEVAAAVTGTDAVISAYNPGWTNPNIYTEFLDGSRSIQEGVKASGVTRLLVIGGAGSLEIKPGVQLIDTPKFPEAFKPGASAAREYLEIIKQETELDWTYLSPAIEMNPGTSGTRTGHYRTDLNKPVFNEAGHSTISVEDLAVAIVDEIEQSNHIKERFTVGY encoded by the coding sequence ATGAAAATCGCATTAATCGGAGCCACAGGATTTGTGGGTTCACACATTTTACAAGAGTTGACAGCGCGCAATCACGAAGTAGTCGCTATTGTCCGGAACATATCCAGGATTCCGACGGACAACAATCTGGTGATACCGCTGTCAGTAAATGTCCTGGAATCGTCGGAAGTAGCTGCTGCGGTGACGGGTACAGACGCTGTCATCAGCGCATATAATCCTGGCTGGACAAACCCGAACATTTACACAGAATTCCTGGATGGGTCGCGTTCTATCCAGGAGGGCGTTAAGGCCTCAGGGGTTACAAGACTGTTGGTAATCGGTGGTGCAGGCAGCCTGGAAATAAAACCCGGCGTTCAATTGATAGACACTCCCAAATTCCCCGAAGCATTTAAGCCCGGAGCCAGCGCAGCGCGCGAGTATCTTGAAATCATCAAACAGGAAACTGAGCTCGACTGGACCTATCTAAGTCCCGCCATCGAAATGAATCCAGGTACTTCGGGAACGAGGACAGGGCACTATCGGACAGATTTGAACAAGCCTGTCTTTAACGAAGCTGGTCACAGCACTATCTCTGTGGAAGACCTGGCCGTAGCGATCGTCGATGAAATCGAACAATCTAACCACATTAAGGAACGCTTTACAGTTGGATACTAA
- a CDS encoding porin, with translation MKLRYAGLTVAIFFLTASQGFSQRFLMDLVDTTNQMGKGMLSIYERYNRVRISGYIQPQFQVISRKGAETFAGGNFSAASNNRFMLRRGRLRVDYAHLNKNNDPTSYFVFQFDGTERGVAIRDFWGRFYENKFRIFALTTGMFARPFGHEVNLSSANRESPERGRMSQLLMKTERDIGAMLTVTSRQNDLWWQKVKVDVGVFNGQGMAGPVDYDSHKDVISRLSFKPNKVRALGGATVSAAISHYLGGITHQSEVFYSTQNKGSEYVMLRDSSARNLGKKSPRNYAGADFQISFPNRKGETELRAEYIRGRQTGTFASSETPGAYPASNGIKSPLYARNFAGAYFYFLQHLGCPEHQVLFKYDWYDPNTRVTGGQIKASEGFSNADLRYDTFGMGYVYIANESLKFTFYYDIVRNEKSVLTGFENDVPDDVFTCRVQYNF, from the coding sequence ATGAAACTCCGCTATGCCGGTTTAACCGTGGCCATTTTTTTCCTGACGGCCTCTCAGGGCTTTTCTCAACGGTTCTTAATGGACCTGGTTGACACCACCAATCAAATGGGCAAAGGAATGCTCTCGATATATGAACGGTATAATCGGGTCAGGATTAGCGGTTATATTCAGCCGCAATTTCAGGTCATTTCAAGAAAAGGAGCAGAAACTTTTGCCGGTGGTAATTTCAGCGCCGCTTCGAATAACCGTTTCATGCTCCGAAGAGGCCGGCTAAGGGTTGACTATGCTCACCTGAATAAAAACAATGATCCCACGTCTTACTTTGTATTTCAATTCGACGGCACCGAGCGGGGCGTTGCAATCCGCGACTTCTGGGGCCGGTTTTATGAAAACAAATTCCGCATTTTTGCACTGACTACCGGGATGTTCGCCCGTCCGTTTGGTCATGAGGTCAATCTCTCGTCTGCGAACCGCGAAAGCCCGGAAAGGGGACGAATGTCGCAGCTGCTTATGAAAACGGAGCGGGATATCGGAGCCATGCTTACTGTAACGAGTCGTCAAAATGACCTATGGTGGCAAAAAGTCAAAGTCGACGTTGGCGTGTTCAATGGTCAGGGAATGGCCGGCCCTGTCGATTACGACAGCCATAAAGATGTGATTAGTCGCCTGAGCTTCAAGCCAAACAAAGTGCGTGCGTTGGGCGGGGCTACCGTTTCTGCTGCGATTTCACATTACCTGGGCGGCATCACGCATCAGTCAGAAGTTTTCTATTCAACTCAAAATAAAGGCAGCGAATATGTCATGCTCCGGGATTCGTCTGCACGTAACCTGGGTAAAAAATCTCCCAGAAATTACGCAGGAGCCGATTTTCAGATCAGTTTTCCAAACAGAAAAGGTGAAACGGAGTTGCGTGCCGAATATATCCGCGGCAGACAAACCGGCACTTTTGCCAGCAGCGAAACACCCGGCGCTTACCCGGCGAGCAACGGTATCAAGAGCCCGCTTTATGCACGCAATTTCGCCGGCGCATACTTCTATTTCCTGCAACATCTGGGCTGCCCCGAACATCAGGTACTCTTTAAATATGATTGGTACGACCCGAATACACGGGTGACCGGCGGGCAGATCAAAGCTTCGGAAGGTTTCAGCAATGCGGATTTGCGCTATGACACGTTCGGGATGGGCTATGTCTACATCGCGAATGAGTCGCTCAAATTTACTTTCTACTACGATATTGTCAGAAATGAAAAGTCGGTTTTGACGGGGTTTGAAAACGATGTACCCGACGATGTCTTCACTTGCCGGGTGCAGTACAACTTTTAG